One Denticeps clupeoides chromosome 10, fDenClu1.1, whole genome shotgun sequence genomic window carries:
- the l1cama gene encoding neural cell adhesion molecule L1.2 isoform X4: MGTKPRQQVGSRGRSPPPLTPLFALLLVLPITPGQAAIHIPSNYHIKDFKEPPVITSQPEPITAFASDDITLTCEASGKPTPTFRWVKDGKELDPSNNPDLSVSPGSGTFKVISEDNPINHYSGNYTCYASNELGTSVSNQVHVRTESPPTQQKEKKVKIKAEEGESVILQCNPPESIDPPNIHWMDKRLRHIELSERVTQGRDGNLYFSHVVTADSRNDYTCNAQYLKARTILSKEAITLTVSPSNSVARSRRPQMMRPSGSHSSYHVLRGQSLALECIVQGLPTPTIQWARKDGELTASRTSTENHNRLLSFGEVSESDAGQYQCTANNPQGTVIHTYSVTVEAAPYWTREPESELYAPGETVELDCKADGIPRPQLTWSINGVPLSEIDKDSRLSLEAGTLVLKDVKFGDTAVYQCKAQNKHGSILINTYVYVIELPPQILTVDGKTYGVMEGQKAELECKSFGSPRPEVSWESEDSGSALLLSSPRVTLATGGSLQISNVSHGDGGLYTCYLPESNVSISAELKVLNQTVIVSAPLDLRVQRGTAVVFTCIAKVDPELDHQLLWRRSGQKLIHSANDKKYTFEDPDLTVADVQDVDEGVYTCQIITRLDMAEASGSITIVDRPDPPSQLQIFNPMDRSVTLSWTPGDDHNSPVLEFVVEFEETEVETDGWEEIMRVSGDTHRTQVSLKPFLSYRFRVIAINDVGKSDPSAPSNPHSTPAAVPDHNPLGVRSVSVDPDTLVITWEEIDRRNFNGPNFQYKVLWRQVVGSGPSWQYNFTTAPPYEVPDVGTFTAFDIKVQAVNELGSAPDPEPTIGYSGEDAPKDAPMVVGANVLNSTAIEVTWAAIDKTTVRGHLLGYKIYLHYHGLVVKHHKEHRRKVGKGRRHVEERMVVQTGPNEEKKVVGGLRPYSHYGVSVTVYNAKGEGPPSDPLPIQTPEGVPSPPVFLDLKSHSEREMMLHWGPPTHPNGVLIGYQLRYQQTTDSENNLMREENIDDPTITHRTLTNLDPHSQYRFTLAGRTGVGVGMPIIKEGFTMLDGVPAKNISLLAGETSVNLTWVSQYRHMNVDFHIQYRNKNGHGSWKQTDKLNLAQSFYQLHDLEPGSVYKLDFIFSNKSFWKTEVRTHGTGMEAVSANFATEGWFIALVSAVVLLLLILLILCFIKRSKGGKYSVKDKEEGQVDSEARPMKDDTFGEYSDNDEKRTASQPSLCDDSKLCSEDTHLGDYGNSHSAKTEVFMDESLASQYSAVKDGAEVQERSPLNPASATPTNHGLPSSVAILD; encoded by the exons ATCACATAAAGGACT TTAAAGAACCACCAGTGATTACATCACAGCCTGAGCCAATCACAGCCTTTGCTTCCGATGACATCACGCTTACCTGCGAAGCGTCCGGGAAACCGACACCCAC TTTCCGATGGGTGAAAGATGGCAAAGAATTGGACCCTTCCAATAACCCCGATCTCTCAGTGTCTCCTGGTTCTGGGACCTTCAAGGTCATTTCCGAAGACAATCCCATCAACCACTACAGCGGCAACTACACCTGCTACGCATCTAACGAGCTCGGCACGTCCGTCTCCAACCAGGTCCACGTCCGAACTGAGA gTCCCCCCACCcagcagaaggagaagaaggtgaAGATCAAGGCTGAAGAAGGGGAGAGCGTCATCCTGCAGTGCAACCCCCCAGAGAGCATAGATCCCCCAAACATCCACTGGATGGACAAGA GACTGCGCCACATCGAGCTGAGCGAGCGCGTGACGCAGGGCCGCGACGGCAACCTGTACTTCTCCCACGTCGTCACAGCAGACAGCCGCAACGACTACACCTGCAACGCACAGTACCTGAAGGCCCGCACCATCCTGTCCAAAGAGGCCATCACCCTGACCGTCAGCCCCT cgAACTCAGTGGCTCGAAGCCGGAGGCCGCAGATGATGCGTCCCAGCGGCTCCCACAGCAGCTACCACGTCCTGAGGGGCCAGAGTCTGGCACTGGAGTGCATCGTCCAGGGCCT cCCAACCCCCACCATCCAGTGGGCGCGGAAGGACGGGGAACTCACAGCCTCGCGCACCTCCACGGAAAACCACAACCGGCTGCTGTCATTCGGCGAGGTGTCCGAGAGCGACGCCGGCCAGTACCAGTGCACCGCCAACAATCCCCAGGGCACGGTCATCCACACCTACTCCGTCACTGTAGAAG CGGCTCCATACTGGACCAGGGAACCGGAGAGTGAGCTGTACGCCCCAGGGGAGACGGTGGAGCTGGACTGCAAGGCTGACGGCATCCCCAGACCCCAGCTCACCTGGAGCATCAATGGCGTCCCCCTCTCAG AAATAGACAAAGACTCCAGGCTCAGCCTAGAGGCAGGAACCCTCGTCCTGAAGGACGTGAAGTTCGGCGATACGGCCGTCTATCAGTGCAAGGCCCAGAACAAACACGGCAGCATCCTGATCAACACCTACGTCTATGTCATCG AGCTTCCTCCCCAGATCCTAACTGTGGACGGCAAGACCTACGGTGTGATGGAGGGACAGAAGGCGGAGCTGGAATGCAAGTCATTTGGCTCTCCGCGGCCTGAGGTGTCCTG GGAAAGTGAGGACTCCGGCTCCGCCCTGCTCCTCTCGAGCCCCAGAGTTACTCTGGCGACCGGAGGCTCTCTGCAAATCAGCAACGTCTCCCATGGCGACGGCGGCCTGTACACCTGCTACCTCCCCGAGTCCAACGTTTCCATCAGCGCCGAGCTGAAAGTGCTCA ACCAAACGGTGATCGTGTCGGCGCCCCTGGATCTGCGCGTCCAGCGGGGGACGGCGGTCGTCTTCACCTGCATTGCCAAGGTGGACCCCGAGCTGGACCATCAGCTTCTGTGGAGGAGGAGCGGACAGAAACTCATACACTCAGCAAATGACAAGAA ATACACCTTTGAGGACCCTGATCTCACAGTGGCAGATGTGCAGGACGTGGATGAGGGCGTGTACACCTGTCAAATTATCACCCGCCTGGACATGGCAGAAGCCAGCGGCTCCATCACCATAGTTG ACCGGCCCGACCCACCCTCACAGCTTCAGATCTTCAACCCCATGGACCGCAGTGTGACCCTCAGCTGGACTCCAGGGGACGACCACAACAGCCCTGTGCTAG AGTTTGTGGTGGAGTTTGAGGAGACCGAGGTTGAGACCGACGGCTGGGAGGAGATAATGCGAGTCTCCGGTGACACCCACCGCACCCAGGTCTCACTGAAGCCCTTCCTTTCCTACCGATTTCGGGTCATCGCCATCAATGACGTTGGGAAGAGCGACCCCAGCGCTCCTTCTAATCCTCATTCAACTCCTGCAGCAG TGCCTGACCACAACCCCCTTGGGGTAAGGAGTGTGTCTGTGGACCCCGACACTCTTGTGATCACTTGGGAG GAGATTGACAGGCGCAACTTCAATGGCCCGAATTTCCAGTATAAGGTCCTGTGGAGGCAGGTAGTGGGCAGTGGGCCTTCCTGGCAGTACAATTTCACCACAGCACCACCCTATGAGGTACCGGACGTGGGGACCTTCACCGCCTTTGACATCAAAGTACAGGCGGTCAATGAGCTTGGCTCTGCGCCGGACCCTGAACCGACCATCGGCTACTCTGGGGAAGACG CTCCTAAGGATGCACCCATGGTTGTGGGAGCTAATGTGCTCAACAGCACTGCCATCGAAGTGACCTGGGCGGCCATTGACAAGACCACTGTCCGAGGACACCTGTTGGGGTACAAG ATCTACCTGCACTACCACGGGTTGGTGGTCAAACATCACAAAGAACACAGGAGAAAGGTAGGGAAGGGCAGGAGGCATGTGGAGGAGAGGATGGTGGTGCAGACGGGTCCCAACGAGGAGAAGAAGGTGGTGGGTGGTCTCAGGCCGTACTCACACTACGGTGTGAGCGTCACAGTTTACAACGCCAAAGGCGAGGGACCGCCCTCCGATCCCCTGCCCATACAGACTCCAGAAGGGG TGCCCAGTCCGCCAGTTTTCCTGGATCTAAAAAGCCACTCAGAGAGGGAGATGATGCTTCACTGGGGGCCACCGACCCACCCAAACGGGGTCCTCATCGGATACCAGCTTCGCTATCAACAGA CCACAGACTCTGAGAACAACCTAATGAGGGAGGAGAACATAGATGACCCAACAATCACTCACAGGACCTTGACCAATTTAGACCCTCACAGCCAGTACCGCTTTACACTGGCTGGCCGCACCGGGGTGGGCGTGGGCATGCCCATCATCAAAGAGGGCTTCACCATGCTGGATGGAG TTCCCGCTAAGAACATAAGCCTGTTGGCTGGAGAGACATCAGTCAACTTAACCTGGGTGTCACAGTACAGACACATGAACGTGGATTTCCACATCCAGTACCGCAACAAGAACG GCCATGGGAGCTGGAAGCAGACCGACAAGCTGAACTTGGCTCAGTCCTTCTACCAGCTCCACGACCTGGAGCCAGGGTCTGTCTACAAACTCGACTTCATCTTTAGTAACAAATCCTTCTGGAAGACTGAGGTCCGAACCCACGGGACAG GCATGGAAGCGGTTTCGGCCAACTTCGCCACGGAGGGCTGGTTCATCGCGCTGGTGAGCGCCGTTGTGCTGCTGTTGCTGATCCTGCTCATCCTCTGCTTCATCAAGAGGAGCAAAGGAGGCAAATACTCAG TCAAAGACAAAGAGGAGGGTCAGGTGGACTCGGAGGCGCGGCCGATGAAGGATGACACGTTCGGAGAGTACAG TGACAACGACGAGAAACGCACCGCCAGCCAGCCGTCGCTGTGTGACGACAGCAAGCTGTGCAGCGAGGACACCCACCTGGGTGACTACGGCAACAGCCACAGCGCCAAGACCGAGGTCTTCATGGACGAGTCCTTGGCCAGCCAGTACAGTGCAGTTAAGGACGGGGCCGAGGTGCAGGAAAGATCCCCCCTGAACCCCGCCTCTGCCACCCCCACCAATCACGGCCTGCCCAGTTCGGTGGCCATATTAGATtaa
- the l1cama gene encoding neural cell adhesion molecule L1.2 isoform X2, with protein sequence MGTKPRQQVGSRGRSPPPLTPLFALLLVLPITPGQAAIHIPSNYHIKDFKEPPVITSQPEPITAFASDDITLTCEASGKPTPTFRWVKDGKELDPSNNPDLSVSPGSGTFKVISEDNPINHYSGNYTCYASNELGTSVSNQVHVRTESPPTQQKEKKVKIKAEEGESVILQCNPPESIDPPNIHWMDKRLRHIELSERVTQGRDGNLYFSHVVTADSRNDYTCNAQYLKARTILSKEAITLTVSPSNSVARSRRPQMMRPSGSHSSYHVLRGQSLALECIVQGLPTPTIQWARKDGELTASRTSTENHNRLLSFGEVSESDAGQYQCTANNPQGTVIHTYSVTVEAAPYWTREPESELYAPGETVELDCKADGIPRPQLTWSINGVPLSEIDKDSRLSLEAGTLVLKDVKFGDTAVYQCKAQNKHGSILINTYVYVIELPPQILTVDGKTYGVMEGQKAELECKSFGSPRPEVSWESEDSGSALLLSSPRVTLATGGSLQISNVSHGDGGLYTCYLPESNVSISAELKVLNQTVIVSAPLDLRVQRGTAVVFTCIAKVDPELDHQLLWRRSGQKLIHSANDKKYTFEDPDLTVADVQDVDEGVYTCQIITRLDMAEASGSITIVDRPDPPSQLQIFNPMDRSVTLSWTPGDDHNSPVLEFVVEFEETEVETDGWEEIMRVSGDTHRTQVSLKPFLSYRFRVIAINDVGKSDPSAPSNPHSTPAAVPDHNPLGVRSVSVDPDTLVITWEEIDRRNFNGPNFQYKVLWRQVVGSGPSWQYNFTTAPPYEVPDVGTFTAFDIKVQAVNELGSAPDPEPTIGYSGEDAPKDAPMVVGANVLNSTAIEVTWAAIDKTTVRGHLLGYKIYLHYHGLVVKHHKEHRRKVGKGRRHVEERMVVQTGPNEEKKVVGGLRPYSHYGVSVTVYNAKGEGPPSDPLPIQTPEGVPSPPVFLDLKSHSEREMMLHWGPPTHPNGVLIGYQLRYQQTTDSENNLMREENIDDPTITHRTLTNLDPHSQYRFTLAGRTGVGVGMPIIKEGFTMLDGVPAKNISLLAGETSVNLTWVSQYRHMNVDFHIQYRNKNGHGSWKQTDKLNLAQSFYQLHDLEPGSVYKLDFIFSNKSFWKTEVRTHGTGMEAVSANFATEGWFIALVSAVVLLLLILLILCFIKRSKGGKYSVKDKEEGQVDSEARPMKDDTFGEYRSLESDNDEKRTASQPSLCDDSKLCSEDTHLGDYGNSHSAKTEVFMDESLASQYSAVKDGAEVQERSPLNPASATPTNHGLPSSVAILD encoded by the exons ATCACATAAAGGACT TTAAAGAACCACCAGTGATTACATCACAGCCTGAGCCAATCACAGCCTTTGCTTCCGATGACATCACGCTTACCTGCGAAGCGTCCGGGAAACCGACACCCAC TTTCCGATGGGTGAAAGATGGCAAAGAATTGGACCCTTCCAATAACCCCGATCTCTCAGTGTCTCCTGGTTCTGGGACCTTCAAGGTCATTTCCGAAGACAATCCCATCAACCACTACAGCGGCAACTACACCTGCTACGCATCTAACGAGCTCGGCACGTCCGTCTCCAACCAGGTCCACGTCCGAACTGAGA gTCCCCCCACCcagcagaaggagaagaaggtgaAGATCAAGGCTGAAGAAGGGGAGAGCGTCATCCTGCAGTGCAACCCCCCAGAGAGCATAGATCCCCCAAACATCCACTGGATGGACAAGA GACTGCGCCACATCGAGCTGAGCGAGCGCGTGACGCAGGGCCGCGACGGCAACCTGTACTTCTCCCACGTCGTCACAGCAGACAGCCGCAACGACTACACCTGCAACGCACAGTACCTGAAGGCCCGCACCATCCTGTCCAAAGAGGCCATCACCCTGACCGTCAGCCCCT cgAACTCAGTGGCTCGAAGCCGGAGGCCGCAGATGATGCGTCCCAGCGGCTCCCACAGCAGCTACCACGTCCTGAGGGGCCAGAGTCTGGCACTGGAGTGCATCGTCCAGGGCCT cCCAACCCCCACCATCCAGTGGGCGCGGAAGGACGGGGAACTCACAGCCTCGCGCACCTCCACGGAAAACCACAACCGGCTGCTGTCATTCGGCGAGGTGTCCGAGAGCGACGCCGGCCAGTACCAGTGCACCGCCAACAATCCCCAGGGCACGGTCATCCACACCTACTCCGTCACTGTAGAAG CGGCTCCATACTGGACCAGGGAACCGGAGAGTGAGCTGTACGCCCCAGGGGAGACGGTGGAGCTGGACTGCAAGGCTGACGGCATCCCCAGACCCCAGCTCACCTGGAGCATCAATGGCGTCCCCCTCTCAG AAATAGACAAAGACTCCAGGCTCAGCCTAGAGGCAGGAACCCTCGTCCTGAAGGACGTGAAGTTCGGCGATACGGCCGTCTATCAGTGCAAGGCCCAGAACAAACACGGCAGCATCCTGATCAACACCTACGTCTATGTCATCG AGCTTCCTCCCCAGATCCTAACTGTGGACGGCAAGACCTACGGTGTGATGGAGGGACAGAAGGCGGAGCTGGAATGCAAGTCATTTGGCTCTCCGCGGCCTGAGGTGTCCTG GGAAAGTGAGGACTCCGGCTCCGCCCTGCTCCTCTCGAGCCCCAGAGTTACTCTGGCGACCGGAGGCTCTCTGCAAATCAGCAACGTCTCCCATGGCGACGGCGGCCTGTACACCTGCTACCTCCCCGAGTCCAACGTTTCCATCAGCGCCGAGCTGAAAGTGCTCA ACCAAACGGTGATCGTGTCGGCGCCCCTGGATCTGCGCGTCCAGCGGGGGACGGCGGTCGTCTTCACCTGCATTGCCAAGGTGGACCCCGAGCTGGACCATCAGCTTCTGTGGAGGAGGAGCGGACAGAAACTCATACACTCAGCAAATGACAAGAA ATACACCTTTGAGGACCCTGATCTCACAGTGGCAGATGTGCAGGACGTGGATGAGGGCGTGTACACCTGTCAAATTATCACCCGCCTGGACATGGCAGAAGCCAGCGGCTCCATCACCATAGTTG ACCGGCCCGACCCACCCTCACAGCTTCAGATCTTCAACCCCATGGACCGCAGTGTGACCCTCAGCTGGACTCCAGGGGACGACCACAACAGCCCTGTGCTAG AGTTTGTGGTGGAGTTTGAGGAGACCGAGGTTGAGACCGACGGCTGGGAGGAGATAATGCGAGTCTCCGGTGACACCCACCGCACCCAGGTCTCACTGAAGCCCTTCCTTTCCTACCGATTTCGGGTCATCGCCATCAATGACGTTGGGAAGAGCGACCCCAGCGCTCCTTCTAATCCTCATTCAACTCCTGCAGCAG TGCCTGACCACAACCCCCTTGGGGTAAGGAGTGTGTCTGTGGACCCCGACACTCTTGTGATCACTTGGGAG GAGATTGACAGGCGCAACTTCAATGGCCCGAATTTCCAGTATAAGGTCCTGTGGAGGCAGGTAGTGGGCAGTGGGCCTTCCTGGCAGTACAATTTCACCACAGCACCACCCTATGAGGTACCGGACGTGGGGACCTTCACCGCCTTTGACATCAAAGTACAGGCGGTCAATGAGCTTGGCTCTGCGCCGGACCCTGAACCGACCATCGGCTACTCTGGGGAAGACG CTCCTAAGGATGCACCCATGGTTGTGGGAGCTAATGTGCTCAACAGCACTGCCATCGAAGTGACCTGGGCGGCCATTGACAAGACCACTGTCCGAGGACACCTGTTGGGGTACAAG ATCTACCTGCACTACCACGGGTTGGTGGTCAAACATCACAAAGAACACAGGAGAAAGGTAGGGAAGGGCAGGAGGCATGTGGAGGAGAGGATGGTGGTGCAGACGGGTCCCAACGAGGAGAAGAAGGTGGTGGGTGGTCTCAGGCCGTACTCACACTACGGTGTGAGCGTCACAGTTTACAACGCCAAAGGCGAGGGACCGCCCTCCGATCCCCTGCCCATACAGACTCCAGAAGGGG TGCCCAGTCCGCCAGTTTTCCTGGATCTAAAAAGCCACTCAGAGAGGGAGATGATGCTTCACTGGGGGCCACCGACCCACCCAAACGGGGTCCTCATCGGATACCAGCTTCGCTATCAACAGA CCACAGACTCTGAGAACAACCTAATGAGGGAGGAGAACATAGATGACCCAACAATCACTCACAGGACCTTGACCAATTTAGACCCTCACAGCCAGTACCGCTTTACACTGGCTGGCCGCACCGGGGTGGGCGTGGGCATGCCCATCATCAAAGAGGGCTTCACCATGCTGGATGGAG TTCCCGCTAAGAACATAAGCCTGTTGGCTGGAGAGACATCAGTCAACTTAACCTGGGTGTCACAGTACAGACACATGAACGTGGATTTCCACATCCAGTACCGCAACAAGAACG GCCATGGGAGCTGGAAGCAGACCGACAAGCTGAACTTGGCTCAGTCCTTCTACCAGCTCCACGACCTGGAGCCAGGGTCTGTCTACAAACTCGACTTCATCTTTAGTAACAAATCCTTCTGGAAGACTGAGGTCCGAACCCACGGGACAG GCATGGAAGCGGTTTCGGCCAACTTCGCCACGGAGGGCTGGTTCATCGCGCTGGTGAGCGCCGTTGTGCTGCTGTTGCTGATCCTGCTCATCCTCTGCTTCATCAAGAGGAGCAAAGGAGGCAAATACTCAG TCAAAGACAAAGAGGAGGGTCAGGTGGACTCGGAGGCGCGGCCGATGAAGGATGACACGTTCGGAGAGTACAG ATCCCTAGAAAG TGACAACGACGAGAAACGCACCGCCAGCCAGCCGTCGCTGTGTGACGACAGCAAGCTGTGCAGCGAGGACACCCACCTGGGTGACTACGGCAACAGCCACAGCGCCAAGACCGAGGTCTTCATGGACGAGTCCTTGGCCAGCCAGTACAGTGCAGTTAAGGACGGGGCCGAGGTGCAGGAAAGATCCCCCCTGAACCCCGCCTCTGCCACCCCCACCAATCACGGCCTGCCCAGTTCGGTGGCCATATTAGATtaa